One genomic segment of Hordeum vulgare subsp. vulgare chromosome 2H, MorexV3_pseudomolecules_assembly, whole genome shotgun sequence includes these proteins:
- the LOC123425740 gene encoding mitochondrial pyruvate carrier 4-like isoform X2, with the protein MASSKLQAFWNHPAGPKTIHFWAPTFKWGISIANIADFAKPPEKISYPQQVAVACTGIIWSRYSMVITPKNWNLFSVNVAMAGTGLYQLSRKIRKDYFEDEKEVAASLEG; encoded by the exons ATGGCTTCTTCAAAGCTTCAAGCTTTTTGGAACCATCCCGCTGGCCCCAAAACCA TTCATTTTTGGGCTCCAACATTTAAATGGGGTATCAGCATTGCAAACATTGCCGATTTCGCCAAGCCACCTGAAAAGATATCCTATCCTCAGCAAGTTG CTGTTGCTTGCACTGGAATCATCTGGTCACGCTACAGCATGGTCATTACACCG AAAAACTGGAACCTTTTCAGCGTAAACGTTGCAATGGCCGGCACAGGCTTGTATCAGCTTTCCCGTAAAATAAG gaaagattactttgaagaTGAGAAAGAGGTTGCCGCATCACTGGAAGGATAA
- the LOC123425740 gene encoding mitochondrial pyruvate carrier 4-like isoform X1, with translation MASSKLQAFWNHPAGPKTIHFWAPTFKWGISIANIADFAKPPEKISYPQQVGMSIPGTSALVFQTTNSLVYYTILVYLHATSVVWCTAVACTGIIWSRYSMVITPKNWNLFSVNVAMAGTGLYQLSRKIRKDYFEDEKEVAASLEG, from the exons ATGGCTTCTTCAAAGCTTCAAGCTTTTTGGAACCATCCCGCTGGCCCCAAAACCA TTCATTTTTGGGCTCCAACATTTAAATGGGGTATCAGCATTGCAAACATTGCCGATTTCGCCAAGCCACCTGAAAAGATATCCTATCCTCAGCAAGTTGGTATGTCCATTCCAGGCACTTCTGCACTTGTGTTCCAGACAACAAACTCACTTGTTTACTACACAATTCTTGTGTACTtacatgctacttctgttgtatgGTGTACAGCTGTTGCTTGCACTGGAATCATCTGGTCACGCTACAGCATGGTCATTACACCG AAAAACTGGAACCTTTTCAGCGTAAACGTTGCAATGGCCGGCACAGGCTTGTATCAGCTTTCCCGTAAAATAAG gaaagattactttgaagaTGAGAAAGAGGTTGCCGCATCACTGGAAGGATAA